The following coding sequences lie in one Euhalothece natronophila Z-M001 genomic window:
- a CDS encoding chemotaxis protein CheW has protein sequence MQTVEQSSTTTFRVVTFPVGKLTLAVPIESVYRVLSEIPVEGSGERGVGVAHLEDYELTVFDLEYQLFTQKPSEPISAPAGSYLVVVQSQSEVLGLLVKQAPTLMNLSRDRVRVLPQSYRQADTLTVCSHVAVLEAENQSSNTVFLLDVEQLFQH, from the coding sequence ATGCAAACAGTAGAACAATCTTCAACAACCACTTTTCGTGTTGTCACCTTTCCCGTGGGAAAATTAACCTTGGCAGTGCCCATTGAGTCGGTTTATCGAGTATTATCAGAGATTCCTGTAGAAGGAAGCGGGGAAAGAGGCGTGGGGGTTGCCCATCTCGAAGATTATGAGTTAACCGTGTTTGATCTCGAATATCAATTGTTTACTCAGAAGCCCTCAGAACCCATTTCTGCCCCTGCAGGAAGTTATCTTGTGGTCGTGCAAAGCCAAAGTGAAGTTCTCGGTTTACTGGTAAAACAAGCCCCTACCTTAATGAATTTATCGCGCGATCGCGTTCGGGTTTTACCTCAGTCTTACCGCCAGGCTGATACCTTAACCGTGTGTTCTCATGTGGCAGTTTTAGAAGCAGAAAACCAATCTTCTAATACAGTCTTTCTTCTCGATGTGGAACAGTTGTTTCAGCATTAA
- the fmdA gene encoding formamidase: protein MPETLFKVDLTKPMHEQEMPGHNRWHPDIPPVASVKPGDVFRIECKDWTDGQIKNDDNPNDIRDVDLSVVHVLSGPIRVEGAQPGDILVVDILDIGAFQEHEWGFTGIFAQENGGGFLTEHFPTANKAIWDFQGIYTTSRHIPGVKFAGITHPGLIGCAPSHELLAKWNKRERELVASDPNRVPPLATLPNPENAVLGGLKGSEFEQAAAEAARTVPPREHGGNCDIKNLSRGSKIYFPVYVDGAKLSMGDIHFSQGDGEITFCGAIEMAGYIDLHVDVIKGGMDKYGMVNPIFKPGPVEPRYSEYLVFEGISVDEFDGKQYYMDAHVAYRRACLNAIEYLTKFGFTREQAYLLLSCAPVEGRVSGIVDIPNVCCTVAIPTEIFEKDIVPV, encoded by the coding sequence ATGCCAGAAACACTTTTTAAGGTTGATTTAACCAAGCCTATGCACGAACAGGAAATGCCGGGTCATAATCGTTGGCATCCTGATATTCCCCCTGTGGCATCGGTCAAGCCGGGGGATGTTTTTCGCATTGAATGCAAGGATTGGACAGATGGGCAAATTAAAAATGATGATAATCCGAATGATATTCGGGATGTTGATTTGAGTGTGGTTCATGTTCTCAGTGGCCCAATTCGTGTTGAGGGCGCGCAGCCAGGGGATATTCTGGTGGTGGATATTCTCGATATTGGGGCATTTCAAGAACATGAGTGGGGCTTTACAGGGATTTTTGCCCAAGAAAATGGGGGAGGGTTTCTCACGGAACATTTCCCGACAGCAAATAAGGCAATTTGGGATTTTCAGGGAATTTACACTACGTCTCGTCATATTCCAGGGGTAAAATTTGCTGGCATTACTCATCCGGGGTTAATTGGTTGTGCGCCGTCTCATGAGTTGCTGGCAAAGTGGAATAAACGGGAACGAGAGTTAGTGGCAAGTGATCCAAATCGTGTTCCGCCTTTGGCGACTTTACCGAATCCTGAAAATGCAGTTTTAGGGGGATTAAAGGGTTCTGAATTTGAACAAGCGGCTGCTGAAGCGGCAAGAACTGTTCCTCCTCGGGAACATGGGGGAAATTGTGATATCAAGAATTTGTCTCGGGGATCAAAAATTTATTTCCCTGTTTATGTGGATGGGGCGAAATTGTCTATGGGGGATATTCACTTCTCGCAAGGAGATGGGGAGATTACCTTCTGTGGCGCGATCGAGATGGCTGGCTATATTGATCTCCATGTGGATGTGATTAAGGGCGGAATGGATAAGTATGGTATGGTTAACCCCATTTTTAAGCCTGGCCCGGTTGAACCTCGCTATTCTGAATATTTAGTGTTTGAAGGGATTTCTGTGGATGAGTTTGATGGAAAACAGTATTATATGGATGCTCATGTGGCTTATCGGCGGGCTTGTTTGAATGCGATTGAATATTTGACTAAGTTTGGCTTTACCCGAGAACAGGCTTATTTATTATTGAGTTGTGCGCCGGTAGAAGGTCGCGTTAGTGGGATTGTCGATATTCCCAATGTTTGCTGTACGGTGGCAATTCCCACAGAGATTTTTGAAAAAGATATTGTCCCGGTGTAA
- a CDS encoding serine hydrolase — translation MSLIGVRLFFLQNKTKSSNVENDLNRVSSVDFNRETITLELEHQQTELQKILDEYQNSVPVASSSVVIDLNDHVRATANADDQFVAASLYKLFVAYAVYDKIDRGEMTYEQQVPNSSFTVEACLQAMIAASDNECGFELGNLVDWTQLDQKLQNEGYTDTKLDNYDEKGDLDGDKKTSARDVAQLLYNLYQGRLVSPESREHFLTILNKQQRDDRLPQGLPQNTDIAHKTGELEDHRHDAGLITEGENQYIAVMLTAGWENPSQEAPPIFRDFSQTLATYFRYQ, via the coding sequence TTGAGCTTAATTGGGGTTCGGCTCTTTTTTCTACAAAATAAAACCAAATCTTCCAACGTTGAAAACGATTTAAATCGTGTCTCTTCTGTAGATTTTAATCGTGAGACAATCACTTTAGAATTAGAACATCAACAAACTGAGTTACAAAAAATTCTTGATGAATATCAAAACAGTGTTCCTGTGGCAAGTAGTTCTGTTGTCATTGACTTAAACGATCATGTTAGGGCAACTGCCAATGCAGATGATCAATTTGTCGCGGCGAGTTTATATAAGTTGTTTGTTGCTTATGCTGTTTATGACAAAATTGATCGCGGTGAAATGACTTATGAACAACAAGTTCCTAATAGTAGCTTTACGGTTGAGGCTTGTTTACAGGCAATGATTGCCGCTTCTGATAACGAATGTGGCTTTGAACTGGGGAATTTAGTGGACTGGACACAGTTAGACCAAAAACTGCAAAACGAAGGCTACACTGACACAAAACTGGATAATTATGATGAAAAGGGTGACCTTGATGGCGATAAGAAAACCAGTGCTAGAGATGTAGCCCAACTATTGTATAACCTTTATCAAGGGAGATTAGTGAGTCCAGAAAGTAGAGAACACTTCTTAACGATCTTAAATAAACAACAGCGTGATGATCGCTTACCTCAAGGCTTACCTCAAAATACCGATATTGCCCACAAAACAGGGGAACTTGAAGACCATAGACATGATGCTGGTCTGATTACAGAAGGAGAAAACCAATACATTGCAGTGATGTTAACAGCAGGATGGGAAAACCCTTCTCAGGAAGCTCCCCCAATTTTCCGAGATTTTTCTCAAACCCTAGCAACGTATTTTCGATATCAGTAA
- a CDS encoding FmdB family zinc ribbon protein yields MPLYEFECDNCGVFEAWRTIALRDEAPNCPTCEGESKRIFSVPHFNLSSASVFLKGKQTSEPKVEKREKEPSPPRYQSHKRDRPWMVGH; encoded by the coding sequence ATGCCATTATATGAGTTTGAATGTGATAACTGTGGTGTTTTTGAGGCTTGGCGAACGATCGCGCTTCGGGATGAAGCCCCCAATTGTCCCACTTGTGAGGGGGAAAGCAAGCGTATTTTCTCTGTTCCTCATTTTAATCTCAGTTCCGCGAGCGTGTTTTTAAAAGGGAAGCAAACCAGTGAACCGAAAGTAGAGAAACGAGAGAAAGAACCGTCTCCCCCGCGTTATCAGAGTCATAAGCGCGATCGGCCTTGGATGGTGGGTCATTAA
- the urtE gene encoding urea ABC transporter ATP-binding subunit UrtE yields MSLLELSNVTAGYGPTPVLFDISMQINKGELACLLGRNGVGKTTLLRSIIGLNSLTKGSIIFDADDISKMPTFKRAKYGIAYIPQGREIIPYLSVLDNLKLGMAASGKKSKKIPEEIFDFFPMLKEHLSRQGGLLSGGQQQQLAIARGLMSNPKLMLLDEPTEGIQPSIVQEIEDTLKRINKEKEITVLVIEQKIDFARQLAEKFFMMEKGVIVAQGETEELTDSLVNQYLAV; encoded by the coding sequence ATGTCGCTGCTTGAATTATCTAATGTTACTGCTGGCTATGGGCCGACCCCAGTTTTATTTGATATTTCTATGCAAATTAATAAGGGAGAGTTAGCCTGTTTGTTGGGGCGTAATGGGGTAGGAAAAACAACCTTATTACGGAGTATTATCGGCTTAAATTCCTTAACTAAAGGCAGTATTATTTTTGATGCTGATGATATTAGTAAAATGCCTACTTTTAAGCGGGCAAAATATGGCATTGCTTATATTCCCCAAGGGCGAGAAATTATCCCTTATTTGTCTGTGTTAGACAATCTAAAACTAGGGATGGCAGCTAGTGGCAAAAAAAGCAAAAAGATTCCTGAGGAAATTTTCGACTTTTTCCCCATGTTAAAGGAACATCTTTCCCGTCAAGGAGGATTACTCAGTGGGGGACAACAGCAACAATTAGCCATTGCTAGAGGGTTAATGTCTAATCCCAAGTTAATGTTACTTGATGAACCAACTGAGGGAATTCAACCTTCGATTGTCCAAGAAATTGAAGATACTCTCAAACGAATTAATAAGGAGAAAGAAATTACTGTCTTAGTCATTGAACAGAAAATTGACTTTGCTCGGCAACTTGCAGAAAAGTTTTTTATGATGGAAAAAGGAGTTATCGTTGCTCAAGGCGAAACAGAAGAGTTAACTGATTCTTTAGTTAATCAATACTTGGCAGTTTAA
- the hisH gene encoding imidazole glycerol phosphate synthase subunit HisH — translation MPSIALIDYDMGNLHSAAKGLEKVGATTTITDSAKVITDADAVVIPGDGAFDPAIKHLQARDLIDPIKSAIAQGKPFLGICLGLQVLFDSSEEGIETGLGIIPGTVRQFYPEPNLTIPHMGWNNLEFTQPNHPLWRELPTNPMVYFVHSYYVVPNDPQVSSAMVTHGSQRVTSAIAQDNIMAVQFHPEKSSHIGLKILSNFVRLIDES, via the coding sequence ATGCCATCGATCGCGCTGATTGATTATGATATGGGAAACTTGCACTCTGCTGCTAAAGGGTTAGAAAAAGTAGGGGCAACAACCACCATTACCGATTCTGCGAAAGTCATTACTGATGCGGATGCAGTGGTAATTCCGGGAGATGGGGCATTTGATCCTGCGATTAAACATTTACAAGCAAGAGACTTAATTGATCCGATTAAAAGCGCGATCGCGCAAGGAAAGCCGTTTTTAGGGATTTGTTTAGGCTTACAAGTGCTGTTTGATTCTTCTGAAGAAGGGATAGAAACTGGATTAGGGATTATTCCAGGAACCGTGCGCCAATTTTACCCGGAACCCAATTTAACGATTCCTCACATGGGCTGGAATAATTTAGAGTTTACCCAACCCAATCATCCCCTATGGCGAGAGTTACCGACTAACCCCATGGTGTACTTTGTTCATTCTTATTATGTGGTTCCCAATGATCCTCAAGTTTCCTCAGCGATGGTCACTCATGGTAGTCAACGAGTTACGAGCGCGATCGCGCAAGATAATATTATGGCAGTGCAATTTCACCCTGAAAAGTCTTCCCATATTGGCTTAAAAATTCTCTCTAACTTTGTCCGTCTCATTGATGAAAGCTGA
- the cobN gene encoding cobaltochelatase subunit CobN: MHRIAATPGGWTPDSEGVVFIEQTPASIVVLTAADTDIQMLATAVSQLPSEFPEVRVANILNLQQELSIDTYADTVLSHAKVIILRLLGGRAYWSYGLEVVRETAEENGAFLLVLPGDDRADPTLTSHSTVSLSAVNQLWQYFNEGGVENCSHALQYIADLGCGTNYQPPAVTSVPRVGIYSPTFLPKKEDCWGTVGILFYRAHYLAGNTSPIDLLCEELSERGLFPVPIFVSALSQEDIQAEVFEYCQDIEIILNTTSFSLAKFGEDQQTSFWQKLNVPVLQVILSGGTKEQWESGMQGLTPRDVAMNVALPEVDGRVITRAISFKSSQQWNEQLETDVVTYEPVRDRAKFVVNLASNWLQLLKTPNAEKKVALILANYPNKDGRLANGVGLDTPESCLQILQALKAAGYQVSSLPENGDELIQWLTAGVTNDPEGQSYREVRQTLSRDSYQEYFATLPEQTQQEITQRWGENIPSSAPLSKGGWGDRYGMKTDTFAISGIQFGNIFVGIQPSRGYDFDPSLNYHSPDLEPTPEYLAFYHWLRQNFQTQAIIHVGKHGNLEWLPGKSISLSQTCYPEIALASIPHFYPFIVNDPGEGSQAKRRAHAVILDHLTPPLTRAELYGKLQQLEGLIDEYYEAQTLDPSRLPIIADKISELVTSENLHQDLGIEEFDQSKISEFLTLADGYLCELKESQIRDGLHIFGQCPQGRQLRDLILSIARSPGKDHIGISRAIAQSYHFDFDPLTSDYSQPVSFPNTSLPEKLREQLKNAYIIGDAIEAIETYAAELITTHILENQPFPSLPPLLEKELIWIQSDLFPKLKATPEEITHLLQGLDGNYIPPGAAGAPTRGRPDVLPTGRNFYSVDIRGIPTETAWDVGRKAAETLIERYTQDNGEYPQSLAISVWGTSTMRTGGDDIAQAFALMGVKPIWDGVSRRVVDFEILPLSMLQRPRVDVTLRISGFFRDGFPNLLDLFNQVVEAVSNLEESAEENPLANQAKQEAIYWQEQGLSVEEAKARSRYRIFGSKPGAYGAGLQGLIESQNWQTDEDLAQAYINWSSYAYTEKGEGKVAPEAFKKRLQNLQVVLHNQDNREHDLLDSDDYYQFQGGLTAAVRSMTGKNPQTYFGDNSVIENPKVRQLSEEITRVYRSRVVNPKWLEGVMRHGYKGAFEISATVDYLFAYDATAQCVENYMYEGVANAYLLDETVKQFLEAKNPWAMRDIAERLLEAHQRGMWNGAPSEMLEQLRGIVHEAEGVLEEKM, from the coding sequence ATGCACCGTATTGCAGCCACTCCTGGCGGTTGGACTCCTGACAGTGAAGGAGTTGTTTTCATTGAACAAACCCCAGCCTCCATTGTTGTTTTAACCGCCGCTGACACCGATATTCAAATGTTAGCAACTGCTGTTTCTCAGCTTCCCTCTGAGTTTCCAGAAGTGCGAGTGGCGAATATTCTGAATTTACAGCAAGAGTTGAGTATTGATACTTATGCAGACACGGTTTTAAGCCATGCGAAGGTGATTATTTTACGACTTTTAGGGGGACGCGCCTATTGGTCTTATGGGTTAGAGGTGGTTAGAGAAACCGCAGAGGAAAATGGGGCATTTTTATTGGTTTTACCGGGGGACGATCGCGCTGATCCGACTTTAACTAGCCATTCTACTGTGTCACTTTCGGCGGTGAATCAACTTTGGCAATACTTTAATGAAGGCGGTGTGGAAAATTGTTCTCATGCTTTACAATATATTGCTGATTTAGGCTGTGGCACAAACTATCAACCCCCTGCGGTAACATCAGTGCCTCGCGTTGGCATTTATTCCCCTACTTTTCTACCGAAAAAAGAAGACTGTTGGGGAACTGTTGGTATTTTATTTTATCGCGCTCATTATTTGGCTGGAAATACCAGTCCGATTGATTTGTTGTGTGAGGAATTGAGTGAACGTGGCTTATTTCCTGTTCCCATTTTTGTCTCTGCTTTAAGTCAAGAAGATATCCAAGCCGAGGTTTTTGAGTATTGTCAAGATATTGAAATCATTTTAAATACAACCAGCTTTTCTCTAGCGAAATTTGGAGAGGATCAGCAAACCAGTTTTTGGCAAAAACTGAATGTTCCTGTGTTACAAGTCATTCTCAGTGGGGGAACCAAGGAACAGTGGGAAAGCGGAATGCAGGGGTTAACACCGCGAGATGTGGCGATGAATGTTGCATTACCTGAAGTGGATGGACGGGTGATTACTCGTGCCATTTCTTTTAAGTCTTCTCAACAGTGGAATGAACAGTTAGAAACCGATGTTGTAACCTATGAACCAGTGCGCGATCGCGCTAAGTTTGTCGTTAATTTAGCATCAAATTGGCTACAACTGTTAAAAACTCCCAATGCGGAAAAAAAGGTTGCCCTGATTCTAGCGAATTATCCCAATAAAGATGGACGATTAGCGAATGGGGTGGGGTTAGATACTCCCGAAAGTTGTCTGCAAATTTTACAAGCCTTAAAAGCAGCCGGTTATCAAGTTTCCTCCCTTCCTGAAAACGGGGATGAGTTAATACAATGGTTAACCGCAGGGGTAACAAATGACCCAGAAGGGCAATCTTATCGGGAGGTTAGACAGACACTTTCAAGAGATAGCTATCAGGAGTATTTTGCGACCCTTCCTGAACAAACGCAACAAGAAATTACGCAACGCTGGGGAGAAAATATACCATCCTCTGCCCCCCTTAGTAAGGGGGGGTGGGGGGATCGTTATGGCATGAAAACAGATACTTTCGCCATCTCTGGAATACAATTCGGGAATATTTTTGTGGGTATTCAACCCTCAAGAGGCTATGATTTTGATCCCAGTTTAAACTATCATTCTCCCGACTTAGAACCGACCCCTGAATATCTCGCCTTTTATCATTGGTTGCGCCAAAACTTTCAAACTCAAGCAATTATTCATGTGGGAAAACATGGCAATTTAGAATGGTTACCTGGGAAAAGTATCAGCCTTAGTCAAACTTGTTACCCAGAAATTGCTCTTGCTTCCATTCCTCATTTTTATCCCTTTATTGTTAATGATCCCGGAGAAGGGTCACAAGCAAAACGTCGCGCCCATGCCGTTATTTTAGATCACTTAACACCGCCTTTAACCCGTGCGGAATTATATGGAAAATTACAACAATTAGAAGGGCTGATTGATGAATACTACGAAGCCCAAACTCTTGATCCCTCTCGACTACCGATTATTGCTGATAAAATCTCAGAATTAGTAACCTCAGAAAACCTCCATCAAGACTTAGGAATTGAAGAATTTGATCAAAGCAAAATTAGTGAGTTTTTAACCCTTGCTGATGGCTATCTCTGTGAATTAAAAGAGTCACAAATTCGCGATGGATTACATATTTTTGGACAATGTCCACAGGGGAGACAACTGCGAGATCTAATTTTATCTATTGCTCGTTCTCCGGGGAAAGATCATATTGGAATAAGTCGCGCGATCGCGCAATCCTATCATTTTGATTTTGATCCCCTGACCAGTGATTATTCTCAACCTGTTTCTTTTCCTAATACCTCTCTCCCAGAAAAGTTAAGAGAACAGTTAAAGAATGCTTATATTATTGGAGATGCCATTGAAGCCATAGAAACCTATGCTGCGGAATTAATTACTACCCATATTCTAGAGAATCAACCTTTTCCCTCACTTCCCCCCTTACTAGAAAAAGAACTGATTTGGATACAAAGCGATCTTTTCCCAAAATTGAAAGCAACCCCCGAAGAAATCACCCATTTATTACAGGGACTCGATGGCAATTATATCCCACCTGGGGCAGCTGGCGCACCGACAAGAGGACGACCAGATGTGTTGCCCACAGGGCGCAATTTTTACTCAGTGGATATTCGTGGCATTCCCACCGAAACCGCTTGGGATGTGGGAAGAAAAGCTGCAGAAACGCTAATTGAACGTTACACCCAAGATAATGGGGAATATCCGCAATCATTGGCGATTTCTGTTTGGGGAACTTCTACCATGAGAACGGGTGGGGATGATATTGCCCAAGCCTTTGCTTTAATGGGAGTCAAACCAATTTGGGATGGTGTTTCTCGCCGTGTTGTTGATTTTGAAATTCTCCCTTTGTCCATGTTACAACGTCCGCGAGTGGATGTAACTTTACGGATTTCAGGGTTTTTCCGTGATGGTTTTCCCAATCTTCTTGACTTATTTAATCAAGTCGTGGAAGCGGTTTCTAATTTAGAAGAAAGTGCCGAAGAGAATCCCTTAGCAAATCAGGCAAAACAAGAAGCGATTTATTGGCAAGAACAGGGGTTAAGTGTGGAAGAAGCTAAAGCGCGATCGCGCTACCGAATTTTTGGTTCAAAACCAGGGGCGTATGGCGCAGGATTACAAGGTTTAATTGAGTCTCAAAATTGGCAAACTGATGAAGATTTAGCCCAGGCTTATATTAACTGGAGTAGTTACGCTTACACTGAAAAAGGAGAAGGAAAAGTTGCCCCCGAAGCCTTTAAAAAGCGGCTCCAAAACTTACAAGTTGTTCTCCATAATCAAGACAACCGCGAACATGATCTCTTAGACTCTGATGACTATTACCAATTCCAAGGGGGATTAACAGCAGCCGTTCGTTCCATGACAGGGAAAAATCCGCAGACTTATTTTGGGGATAATTCTGTTATAGAAAACCCAAAAGTGAGACAATTAAGTGAAGAAATTACTCGGGTTTATCGCTCTCGTGTGGTTAACCCGAAATGGTTAGAAGGGGTAATGCGTCATGGCTATAAAGGGGCGTTTGAAATCTCAGCAACCGTTGACTATTTATTTGCTTATGATGCCACTGCCCAATGTGTGGAAAATTATATGTATGAAGGAGTTGCCAATGCCTATCTTTTAGATGAAACCGTCAAACAGTTTTTAGAAGCCAAAAACCCTTGGGCAATGCGTGATATTGCCGAACGATTATTAGAAGCACATCAGCGCGGAATGTGGAATGGGGCCCCAAGTGAAATGTTGGAACAATTAAGAGGCATTGTCCATGAAGCAGAAGGCGTTTTAGAAGAAAAGATGTAA
- a CDS encoding phycobilisome rod-core linker polypeptide translates to MEANGAGNTADYLELARSVNTPETVTATAVPRIFRHSNQASATQTQQVINAIYAQLLVVPQDNVPEEFRLLHWEQKLLTGKCTVRDFVKALAKSEVYQQRFVRHYPNPKVVECLYRHLLGRTASGIEVHQMTQMLTEKGLSAVVDAIVDGVEYNRFFGEMVVPYPKENNG, encoded by the coding sequence ATGGAAGCGAATGGGGCGGGAAATACTGCTGACTATTTAGAGTTAGCGCGATCGGTTAATACGCCTGAAACGGTTACAGCAACTGCTGTTCCTCGGATTTTCCGTCATTCTAATCAAGCCAGTGCGACTCAAACTCAACAGGTGATTAATGCTATTTACGCCCAACTGTTGGTTGTGCCGCAAGATAATGTTCCTGAGGAATTCCGATTACTCCACTGGGAACAAAAACTTCTCACTGGTAAATGCACAGTACGAGACTTTGTTAAGGCTCTGGCGAAATCTGAGGTTTATCAACAGCGTTTTGTGAGGCACTATCCAAATCCCAAGGTTGTAGAATGTCTCTATCGCCATTTACTGGGACGTACGGCTAGCGGTATCGAAGTACATCAAATGACCCAGATGTTGACTGAAAAAGGTCTGTCTGCGGTTGTGGATGCGATTGTTGATGGTGTGGAGTATAACCGTTTCTTCGGTGAAATGGTTGTTCCTTATCCTAAGGAAAATAACGGTTAA
- the urtD gene encoding urea ABC transporter ATP-binding protein UrtD, with product MATILSIKDLQVEFSGFKALKGVNLEVGDREIVTIIGPNGAGKSTLLDAIVSKSAVASGTIEYQGKDITNRFPSEIARMGIGRKFQNPNVYNELTVFENLLLALKGSHGILASITSKLTTMKRHKITSVLERIGLTEYAETPVSSLSHGQKQWVEIGMVLAQDPSVVLLDEPTAGMTPEETYATGEIIKLMSEFHAVVVIEHDMEFVKQIAQRVVVLHQGQTLAEGSVQEVQNNPKVVEVYLGREQIDVAA from the coding sequence ATGGCGACTATTCTTTCAATTAAAGACTTACAAGTTGAATTTTCTGGATTTAAAGCCCTGAAAGGGGTTAACCTTGAAGTTGGCGATCGCGAAATTGTGACTATTATTGGCCCCAATGGGGCTGGCAAAAGTACCCTCCTAGATGCAATTGTCAGTAAATCTGCAGTGGCAAGCGGTACGATTGAATATCAAGGCAAAGACATTACTAATCGCTTTCCCTCTGAAATTGCTCGGATGGGCATTGGTCGCAAATTCCAAAATCCTAATGTTTACAATGAGCTAACTGTTTTTGAAAACCTATTGCTAGCATTGAAAGGTTCTCACGGGATTCTTGCTTCTATTACCTCTAAATTAACCACCATGAAGCGCCATAAAATTACCTCAGTTTTAGAGCGCATTGGCTTAACGGAATATGCAGAAACCCCAGTTTCTTCCCTTTCTCACGGGCAAAAACAATGGGTAGAAATTGGCATGGTATTAGCCCAAGATCCCTCAGTGGTGTTATTAGATGAACCAACGGCGGGCATGACTCCTGAAGAAACCTACGCCACAGGAGAAATTATTAAATTAATGTCAGAATTCCATGCGGTTGTGGTTATCGAACACGATATGGAATTTGTTAAACAAATTGCCCAACGGGTCGTGGTACTACACCAGGGACAAACCCTTGCTGAGGGAAGTGTTCAAGAGGTTCAAAATAATCCAAAAGTTGTGGAGGTCTATCTCGGTCGTGAACAAATCGATGTCGCTGCTTGA
- a CDS encoding L-lactate MFS transporter — protein MSISSQKTDLKIFGLPARQGRWLLIPLGMLVLLCLGTVYSWSVFRKPLEGELNIGATASLLPYTVALFFYALLMPIAGFYIPRWGVRVMTALGGIVVGGGYILSSFADSIGMMVLTYGVIAGTGVGIAYGVPMVVVSKWFPDKKGLAVGLTIIGFGLSPIITAPLANELISVYTVKPTLRILGIIFTVIILGIAIALRLPPKDWHPDNHFGNNPNSDTTFNYPNNLLKSKSFYGLWVCYAIGTLIGLSAIGISSPVGEEVINIDSGLAATSVAVFALFNGISRPLFGWLSDRFKPHHVAIASYTLILIACIMMINAQQEDTATYLIAFCVFWFCLGGWLAIAPTTTLRFFNPEQYAQNYGIVFTAYGVGALIGTLITGQIRDWFGSYTFAFYPMALLAVIGIFAASFLLKRDVSN, from the coding sequence ATGAGCATATCTAGTCAGAAAACCGATTTGAAAATATTTGGGCTTCCTGCGAGACAAGGAAGATGGTTGCTGATTCCGTTGGGAATGTTGGTTTTACTTTGTTTGGGAACTGTTTATTCTTGGAGTGTCTTTAGGAAACCCTTAGAAGGGGAACTCAATATTGGGGCGACAGCAAGTTTATTACCCTATACCGTTGCCCTTTTTTTCTATGCTCTCCTGATGCCCATTGCTGGTTTTTATATTCCTCGATGGGGAGTGCGGGTAATGACAGCCCTTGGGGGAATTGTTGTTGGTGGCGGTTATATTCTTTCTAGCTTTGCCGATAGTATTGGGATGATGGTTCTTACTTATGGGGTAATTGCTGGAACAGGGGTGGGGATTGCTTATGGTGTGCCGATGGTGGTTGTTTCTAAATGGTTTCCCGATAAAAAAGGATTAGCCGTGGGGCTGACAATTATTGGATTTGGGCTTTCTCCGATTATTACCGCGCCTTTAGCCAATGAGTTAATTAGTGTTTATACCGTTAAACCAACTTTGCGGATTTTAGGAATTATCTTTACTGTGATTATTCTGGGAATCGCGATCGCGCTTAGGCTTCCTCCCAAAGATTGGCATCCCGACAATCATTTCGGTAATAATCCTAACTCTGATACTACTTTCAACTATCCCAACAATCTGCTTAAAAGTAAGTCTTTTTATGGGCTATGGGTTTGTTATGCCATTGGAACGTTAATTGGTTTAAGTGCTATTGGTATTTCTAGCCCTGTAGGAGAGGAAGTTATCAATATTGATTCTGGGTTAGCTGCAACCAGTGTGGCTGTATTTGCCTTGTTTAATGGCATTAGTCGCCCTCTCTTTGGCTGGTTAAGTGATCGCTTTAAACCTCATCATGTCGCGATCGCGTCTTATACGCTCATTTTGATTGCCTGTATAATGATGATCAATGCTCAACAGGAAGACACCGCTACTTATCTAATTGCCTTTTGTGTGTTTTGGTTTTGTTTAGGAGGGTGGTTAGCAATTGCTCCTACTACAACCCTGCGCTTTTTTAATCCTGAACAATATGCTCAAAATTACGGAATTGTCTTTACCGCTTATGGCGTTGGGGCTTTAATTGGAACCTTGATCACAGGGCAAATTCGAGATTGGTTTGGTTCTTATACTTTTGCTTTTTATCCCATGGCTTTACTAGCAGTGATTGGCATTTTTGCTGCTAGCTTTTTACTCAAACGTGATGTATCTAATTGA